The genomic stretch CTCTGTGACTGTTCAGGGCATCCAGGTAGGGAacattagacagacaaggtgggtgaggtaatatcttttattgggccaactttggttggtgagagagacaagctttcttactgacacagagctcttcttcagatctggaaaatGACGCTCTGAATatgtttcccagatctgaaggcgAGCTCTGAAGCAGCTTGAAAGtttgtgtctttcaccaacagaagttggtccaatgaatcattttacctcacccaccttgtctctctgagtgAAAGATTAATACCTTTAATCAGACTGCAGCTCATTTGATCATCACACTGAATTTGCCATCTCCTTCTGCTCAGACAGTTATACCAACAGTAGCTGGGTGATGCTTCTGGTCCCATTTCCACATGGCAGTCAAGTCACTGGGGCAGCGAATCTGGCTTGTGTGATCCATGGAGTGTCCAGCCCAGTCTATGTTTCCTGGAGTGTTTcgggggagctgcaggaacagGGGCTGATGCGCTCATTGAAAGCAAAGGATGGATCTTTAACGCTCATAAATCACATCAGCGTCCCCATGGACACCTGGATCAGTGGGAAGAATTTCACCTGTGAAGTCAAATTCAACTCTTCCGGCAACACTGTGAAGAAAAGTACCAGGTATTCTGTAGGTGAGTGATACTATATTTGAGACCAAGGGAGACTCAGATGTGAAATACGGGTGAAGTGGCCACAATCAGAGCTGCTTCTACGTATCTTTCCATCACAGAAAGCTGGAATATTCTATGTCTTGTTAGAATTTCTCTAGAGAATTTGGGGAAAAGTCACGTGAGACATTACAGGGATCACAAGACAATGTAGCTCTGCTCTCTAAGGGGGCTTTCACCCAGATTTTACATATAAAGCACTGTAAagacttaaaaaataatatatctcATGAGTAAAAGGGGAATTGAGAGGCATTTGAGAAGAGAGATGTGTTCCAATGAGATATGCAAAGTGATGGAGAGGCGATGAGGTGAGGAGAAACCTAGAGGGAGGATTTTGTAGATGGCAGAAGGTCCAGAGAAGATTCTGATTACAGGGGAAAGAATTCACCTTAGGGAAAGGCGTAACACAGAGGGTGAAAGGTGTTGAAGGTTCCTGTTGCCTCACTCCTCGGGGGTAAGGCTCGTGGTGAACAGGGGTCAGGAGAGAAGAGCTGGATGTGGTGGCATCACGACCCTCTTGGCTCGAGTCAGCCACTTACTTGTGTCTGGTTTTTTCCTTgctccacagcccctgccagcgaGTGCTCACATTACATTGTGCGTCTTGCAGCTGTTGCtggtctgctgctgctgttggtgtCTCTGACCCTCGTCTGGACCCTCTGCCCTTCCATGCTAGGTaataaacccagcccagcctagaCACTCCCCCACAGAGAGAAATCCTGCTCCCCTGCTTGCTACTGGGGACTGCAACTGTCCTGTCCAACACATGAACACGCTGCAAATGTCACAAATGCCAGCACTGATCTCAGAAAGTTTGTTTTCTGCATCTTGAATTTCCTGTGTCAGGAGAACGGCTTTGTTCTCCGTGACAAAGGGAGCAATGTGGAAAGGCTTCTACTGCGCAGGGCCCAGGGCCCTTGTCTGTAGTTCACAAAGAGCACTAGCCTTTCTGATGAACCTCTCTCCATTTACCATGCTTCGTGGTGCATTGGGCACCCACAGCTCGGATGCACCATTAGTCAATGAACCAGTTGGGGGAGTGACCATGGAAGAGGAACTTTTACTGTTGTCTTAGTTTGTTCCAGGACTTAAGCCCAGGATCTCAGCACCCCCAGCTTCAGAAGAGCACCAGGTACGGCTCTCTGCAAACTGTCTCTGTCTAAATCAATGTATCTGTCTCAAGAATTTCTAATCCATCAACTTCATATATTTAGAAATTAAACTGGTTGTTCTGGAAGGAGAAGATGAAAGTGAGATCTAGCGGTTGGAACAGCTGAAAGGGAACAAAGAGCCTTAATACTAACTCTGGTATCAATTTACTGTGGGATAGTGAGCAAGTCACTTACTGCTCTGTGAATCCCTTTCCCCATGAGTAAAAAGTGGATAACTAGACTTACCGCTCAAGGATGATGGGAAGTTTGATGTTTgtttattcctgactctgcccttTACAGGGTTTTTGTGTGGAGCTGGGAACATTTTTGGCACTTATAAGATGAAGAGCCTTGAGAAATTATATTTGCAAAGCACATGAAGATTTTCCAGTGACAGgtgctatgggcctgatccaaagctcagtgaCCTCAATAGGAAACTGTCCATTGACATGGGGATTGGATCTGGCCAAATGTTGTTGTCAGTAGCTGAGTTCTTAAAGTCTAGGAACCCAGAATCCAGCGCTGGGTTCCATTCTGATAACACGTACTATTTATAGGACAAGCGGAAGAATCGGAGATGAGATGGGATTTTTCATCAGACTAAACTCACTTGGATGTTCAGTTCTGTTTCATCCTGTGTCCCTTCATTTTACAAGGAGGTGGCTCATGTTACTTATTGTCGTCAAACAGGGTGGAATCTTATACGCTCAGCTGGATTTAGATTCGCGGAATCGCAATGGGCGCACGATGCAGCCATCGGCCAGAGGGAAACATGTAAAAACCTGAACTGTCTAGTGAAGGGGAATCCATGTGGGAACTGTGTGTGAACATGTGTGAACATGTGGGAACTGATGTCTGGTTCTCTGCTAATCGGACGTAGCAGCTGGAAGAAggttctgtctgtctctgtctcctttctttttctattttctccACTTCTCTCTTTCGAATAAAAAGCTCAGAAGATCCCCATAGGGTCCAGCCTCATCAGGTGGGAAATCTCCTTTTGGGGTATAAAGGCATCCCAGTGTAGATGATTTTACATGTCACTTTTGtattagattggaagctctttggggcaggtacggtctctttgttctgtgtttgtgcagcgcctagcacaatgggtgcTATGGTAACACAATAATTATCATCGTCATCCTCTCATCTGCAGAGGGACCCAGACACAGCTGAACGGCTGCAGCTTCCCTGCAGAGAGTGAGGTCAGATGGCAGGAGCCTGCAGAGGGGATGTGCAGCCTCTGTATCaccacagctcccagctcccctgaTCATCAGCAGGTGCATGCTCCCTTTGCAGGAACGTAACATAGACGAGCAATGGGATTGGGAAGGGGAAGGATGGATGCAGGAGCTGGGAGGGATGAGAATCTCTCCccaggccagggctggagctgctACTCCAGTGCTTCCTCTGGAGCAGGGTCATTGAGAAACACGTCTGTGGACCAGTGCCGgtcctgagatctccctgacacagtttaggaaggcagccaGCCGGTCCCTGGTATCCAAAAGGCTGAGAAACGCTGCTCTAGAGTCTGCTGGTTTTCCCCAAGGGTGAGATTCACAGAGCCCTATGTTCCAGCCCCTCTGTGCCATCTAATATCCACACATTATCAATGACTGGAGCTCTCCTGGTGCCTGAGCCTCCATGTGCTGCCTGTTTACATCACAACTTGTTATTTTTCAAGCTGTCATTCAAACTGTCACTCATTAAAAAGACCCAGTATTGATGTTCATGTGTCTTGCCTTTTTTATCTGTTCAATGAATCAAGCTCAACTTATTGTGTGATAAATAAGGTGATGTCTTAaattctttgggccagattctgctctgatttacagcagtgtaaatctggaggagCTCTGTTTCAGTccgtggaattactctggatttactccGGAGTCTCTGAGAGCAGAAGCTGGCCCTGTCTATCCCAGTTAGCATCTGTGTTTCTCTTGGTGGATGATACAATGAATGCGTTACACAGAACTTGTTACACACACATCTTCAGCTATGGTAGGGCTGTCCACTAAAGTCTGGagaagaagtaataggcttaatttgcagcaagggaaatttagggtagatgttaggaaaaactttgtaactcTAAGGAGAGTTCGGCTCTGGAACAGGcatccaagggaggttgtggaatccctgccacaatagaggattttaaaaacaagttagacaaacgTGTCCAGGATGGTCCAGGTTTACTTGTCCagacccctgtgctgaggcagaacctGGATGACTTTTCAAGGATACTTCTAgtctgacatttctatgattctctgagtGCCAATAAAAAATGAATGACTAAGGGCCTGAATCTGATCTCATGTTACCCTGAGTACTGAACCTAACAGGGCTGCAGGAAGGTCCAGTTTTCCATTGTGACTTCAAACTGAGGTCTTGAAAGAATGGTGACTTGAAGTCACTGAGGATGCTTTCAGCAAGACGAAAGTATCTGGCTCTAGTTCCTTGGCCAACTTCCCCTGTGGGTAATTACAAGAGCTTGTCAGGAGTCTTTagaagaaacatttctttttcaaaaaatgcCCATTTGTTGAACTGAAGATTTGTTTTCCATAGGAAAAACATCAGTTTTGATTGATTGTTTTACTTGataaaaaagtttcagaatttcAAAATCAAACATTCCGGTTGTCCAGTTCAAAAAGATATCTTGCTTAGAAATATACACTAATTAtagtcaatttttattttaaatatttcatggtCAAAAAATTATATGGTCAGAATTGgaaggaaacatttcaaaattcttaaaacaaaacactgcctTTCACCCAAACCGAAAATGATTTTTGGTTGaagaaaatttttgagattttcacTTTTCATCCCAGTTCAACACAGGAAAATGTTTCAGTGTTTTGAAAATATATGTGTGTTGGGAAATCCATTTTCTGCCCAGCCCTGGTATTTACATGAGTGTAAAATTGCTCCTGTAGCTGCAGTTGGCTACATTTCTccttttcacttcctgtcctaagccACTgtgcagggctgctgtggggctgttaaatagctgccccgctcctccaccccccccccccatcgtaTAGAGAGATTTCTATATAAactaagggcccagtcctgcttgGTGCTGGGGCACTTCCTGTGATGTGCTGGACACCTCCCACATTCAGCAAAGGCAAGCGGAGTGGTGGGTGCTCAGCTGCTGTTAGGATCAGCTCCTATCTTCCGTTCCCTAAAGCACTGTACATTGTAAAGCAATGGAAGGAAGATGGTCCCCAGCATTAAAGAGCTGCCTGGAAGGGGTTTGTGACAGATCGATCCAGGGGAGCTGCTGTCAGCCAGAGCAGCCTCACAAGTGGGGTGCAGGCTACGGAGACATGGCCAAGGCACCCGGggattctgttctttttttttttttgtgagccAATTGCTCTCATCACTAGCCCACATTGCCCTCTATTGTCAGATGTTTCAGAAGGAACATTGACAGATGACCTTTACTTCTTTATCCCTGCTTTGTGCAGACAGAGGCAGCTTTCTAACCAGCCCCATTCAGTTAATTTTAACCAGTTTATTGCTAGACTCAAGGGGTGGTGCTTagcttccattgactccagtaggagTGAGGTACCTAACCCTCTTAGCcatatttgaaaatcccactaggcatctgCCTGCAtttataggcacctaaatacctttgaaaatccggcccaaagtcacttttggaaatgggacTTAGACTATTTTGAAAATCGTGTCTTATGTTGTCTTTTTTTCTCACACATGTCGGAGCTTTCAGTTTGATGATCTACAGTGCAGTTAACAGTCCTCCAAGACAAGACAACAAACAATCATTACATGTCTGTGTTGTGCCACCAAGAACTGTGTTACAATAAACCAAACATGGAAGGTTGAGGAGGATTTACATTGGGATTGTCAGAGGCCCTAAGTGGTTTAGGAGCATTTtcctttgaaagtcaatgggacttgtgcgcCGAACTCATGTGGGTTTGTTTATTTACATCATCCATATTCTGGATATTTACTTATTCTGAATTATTATATACACCCCTAGCCACTGGAATGCAGAAAAAATCTACAAGAAAATCTACAAGAAATGCTGTACCCTCTGCAGAATCTTTAACCCACCCATCAACACAGCACATCTTCCTCAGAGGCGTACCTCACTGGAAATACAAAACACTGTACCCAGTCACTGCAGCAGTGCAGTGGGCATCAGCTTTTGGGCTAGTGAGTCAGGAGTTTGTCCTACTATTTTTATGAATATGATCTTTGCCGAGTATCTGGTTTTATCTTCCTTAGGTAAAACTTCTGCATTAAACTCTGGAATTGGGAAAACAGCCTCTTCAGTAGGACACTAGGATTGAATACTGTATCTATGATATGTTTTGAAACTTTTGATGGATATTAATTGTGTTTCATTCACTTGTATAAAGTTTATAGCAGCTTTTTAAGCATTTGGGATGCAGAGAATAATCAGATTAAGTAATTTCTTTTGCTGAGCTATCCATTTTATCTGTGGCAGTTGGAGACCTTATGGAAAAGGACTATAACGATATTTTATTTCTCCAGTGCTTGGAGTGCAGTTATTTCTGCACCAGACTCAGCGGATCCAGTTTGTTGAAGTTAGTGAAACCGCAAAGATCCACTGTTCTTCCACAGAAAACTTGGAAGGAGGAAGTAGCATGTTTTGGTATTTGAGAagagaaggtgaaaaacccaCCTGCATTAAGCGCTGTTTGGATGATCAAAATGTAAGTAAATTTGCTTGCAAACATGAGACACACAACTCGACGCTGGAAATCAGCAATGTCCAAAAGACTGAGTCTGGCATTTACTACTGTGCATTTGAATACAGTAGCTACCTGATTTTTGGAAATGGAACCACACTGATCGTTGGAGGTAAGGAACTATAGCTTGTTTAAGCAGACTAATAATTGATTGACAAAGCATATTTCATGTTCCCATTAAAATGTGACAAGATACCATAGCTACTGATGAATGGTTCAAAGGAAAGCATGCTTTAAGTCAAACCCATCAGCTAAACATTAAATGCTCTGGGTATAGAAGGACTATAGCAACATTTATAGTTATAAAATATATGTGTAAAACCAGAAAGTGCCAAAATTGAAGTTTCTCTGTGACTGTTCAGGGCACCCAGGTTGGGACTCTTTCTAACCTAAGAGTTATGTTTGCAtgaaacaatattttgatttaatgaaaagtttataatatttataaaattgtTCACAATTTTCCTTCTAGGTAGTGCAGCTATGTATTGTGCTATATCCTAGTTAGGGGTTGTGTGGTGATTTAATATTTCCTTCTTCAATAGATTTGTTCCTTTGAATTAATGTCTTACTGACAGatatgcaatgttgttgttgttgttgttgtgttggtgccaggatattagagagacaaggtgggtgaggtaatatcttttactggaccaactttggttggtgagagagacaagttttcttgctggcacagagctcttcttcagatctggaatATGACACTCTGAAtatatttcccagacctgaaggagagctctgtggcatcttgaaagtttgtctttcaccaacagaagttggtccaatgaaagatttttacctcacccacctcgtctctctgAGTGATTTAATACCTTTAATCAGACTGCAGCTCATTTGATCATCACACTGAATTTGCCATCTCTTTCTGCTCAGACAGTTATTCCAACAGTAGCTGGGTGATGCTTCTGGTCCCATTTCCATATGGCAGTCAAGTCACTGGGACAGCAAATCTGGCTTGTGTGATCCATGGAGTGTCCAGCCCAGTCCATGTTTCCTGGAGTGTTTcgggggagctgcaggaacagGGGCTGACACGATCATTGAAAGCAAAGGATGGATCTTTAATGCTCATAAATCACATCAACGTCCCTATGGACACCTGGACTAGTGGGAAGAATTTCACCTGTGAAGTCAAATTCAACTCTTCTGGCAACAGTGTGAAGACAAGTACCAGGTATCCTGCAGGTGAGCGATATTATATTTGAGGCTAATTGAGACTCTTATGTAAAATAGGTGTAAAGTTGCCCCAATCAGAGAGGCTTATACATAATTTTCCATGACAGAAAACTGGAATATtctatatcttaattaaaacttctCAAGGGAGTTTTGGGAAAGGAAACTTGAGACATTACAGGGACCACAAGACAAAGTAGCTCTGATCTCTAGGGAAGCTTTCAACCAGATTATACGTAAAAAGCACTGTAAagagttaaataataataaataccagGAGTAAAGGGAATTGAGAGGCATTTGAGAAGAGAGATGTTTTCCAGTGAGATATGCAAAGTGATGGAAATGAGATGAGGTGAGGCaagatgaaagaaaacaaataagaagaaaacaaagaaagaagaagtgggaccactaaacactgaggatggagtggaggttaaggataatctaggcatggccaaatatctaaacaaatactttgcctcagtctttaataaggctaatgaggatcttagggataatggtagcatgacaaatgggaatgaggatatggaggtagatattaccatatcggaggtagaagcgaaactcgaacagcttaatgggactaaattgggggcccagataatcttcatccaagaatattaaaggaattggcacatgaaaattgcaagcccattagcaagaatttttaatgaatctgtaaactcaggggttgtaccgtacgactggagaattgctaacatagttcctatatttaagaaaggaaaaaaaattatccgggaaactacaggcctgttagtttgacgtctgtagtatgcaaggtcttgggaaaaaatttgaaggagaaagtagttaaggacattgaagtcaatggtaaatgggacaaaatacaacatggttttacaaaaggtagatcgtgccaaaccaacctgatctccttctttgagaaagtaacagattttttagacaaaggaaacacagtggatctaatttacctagatttcagtaaggcgttttatacaatgccacatggggaattattagttaaattggaaaaaatggggatcaatatgaaaattgaaaggtggacaaggaattggttaaaagggagactacagcgggtcctactgaaaggtgaactgtcaggctggagggaggttaccagtggagttcctcagggatcggttttggaaccaatcttatttaatctttttattactgacctcggcacaaaaagtgagagtgtgctaataaagtttgcagatgatacaaagctgggaggtattgccaatttagagaaggaccgggatatcatacaggaggatctggatgaccttgtaaactggagtaatagtaataggatgaaatttaatagtgagaagtgtaaggtcatgcatttagggattaataacaagaatattagttataaaatggggacacttcaattagaagtaacggaggaggagaaggaccttggattattggttgaccacaggatgactatgagctgccaatgtgatatggctgtgaaaaaagctaatgcggtcttgggatgcatcaggcgaggtatttccagtagagataaggtgttagtaccattatacaaggcactggtgagacctcatctggaatactgtgtgcagttctggtctcccatgtttaggaaggatgaattcaaactggaacaggtacagagaaggatgatccgaggaatggaaaaccctgtcttatgaaaggagactcaaggagcttggcttgtttagcctaaccaaaagaaggctgaggggagatatgattgctctctatatcagagggataaataccggagagggagaagaattatttaagcttagtgccaaagtggacacaagaacaaatggatataaactggtcatcgggaagtttagacttgaaattagatgaaggtttctaaccatcagaggagtgaagttctggaataggcttccaagggaagcagtggggacaaaagacctatctggcttcaagatgaaactcgataagtttatggaggagatggtatgatgggataatgtgattttggcaattaattgatctttaactattcatggtatataggcccaatggcctgtgatgggatgttagatggggtgggatctgagttactacagagaattctttcctgggtatctggctgggttgcccacatgctcagggttcagctgattaccatatttggggtcgggaaggaattttcatccagggcagattggaagaggcctgggagggagtttcgccttcctctgtagcatgaggcacgggtcacttgctggaggattctctgcaccttgaagtttttaaaccgtgatttgaggacttcaatagctcagacataggtgagaggtttattgtaggagtgggtgggtgagattctgtggcctgcattgtgcaggaggtcagactagatgatcataatggtcgaccttaatatctatgagtctatgagacctACAGGGAGGAATCTGTAGATGGCAGAAGGTGCAAAGAAGATTCTAATTACAGGAAAATAGAGTTCGCCTATGGGAAAGGGGGCAACACAGAGGGTGAAAGGTGCTGAAGACTCCTGTCGCCTCACTCCTCGGGGGTTAAGGTCCGTGGTGAAATGGGGCTCAGGAGGGGAGAGCTGGATGTGGTGGCATCACGACCCTCTTGGCTCAAGTCAGGCACTTGTGTCTGGTTTTTTTGCTTcctccacagcccctgccagcaaGTGCTCACATTACATTGTGCCCCTTGCGGCTGTTGCTGGTCTGCTGCTGCTATTGGTGTCTCTGAGCCTCGTCTGGACCCTCTGCCCTTCCACTCTGGGTAATAAACAcagcccagcccagacactccCCCACAGAGACAAATCCTGCTTCTGCACTTGTAGCTGTCCCATCCAACATGTGAACATGCTGCAAATGTCACAACTGCCAGCACTGATCTCAGaatgtttgttttctaaatcttGAATTTCCTGTGTCGGGAGAACAGCTTTGTTCTCTGTGACAAAGGGAGCGATGTGGAAAGGCTTCTACTGCCCCTGGCCCAGGCACCTTGTTCACAAAGAGCACTAGCCTTTCTGATGAGCCCCTCTCCATGCGCCATGCATGGTGGTGCCCTGTGCACCCATAGCTCAGATGCACCATTAGTCAATCAACTACAGGTGGTGGGATGACCATGGAAGAGGAACTTTTACTGTTGTCTTTGTTTGTTCCAGGATTCCAGCCCAGGATCTCAGCACCCCCAGCTTCCGAGGAGCACCAGGTATGGCTCTTTGCAAACTGTCTCTGTCTAAATCAATGTGTCTGTCTCAGGCATTTctaatccatcaacttcatgtgTTTGGCACCGAAGCTAATTGATCTGGAAGGAGGAGGTGAAAGTGAGATCTAGCTGTTGGAGTAGTTGAAAGGGAGCAAAGCATCTTACTGCTAACTCTGGTACCAATTTACTGTGGGatagtgggcaagtcacttagtgctCTGTGACTCGTTATCCAttttttacacatggggaaacatAGACTTACTGCTCAAGGATGATGGGAAGTTTGATGTTTTATTGGTTCTGACTGTGCCCTTTACAGGGTTTTTGTGTGCAGATTGGAATATTTTTGGCACTTATAAGATAAAGAGCTATAAGAaattatatttgtaaagcacatgAAGATTTTCCAGTGAAAGGTGCTCTGGACCTGAAACAAAGCTTACTGACCTCAATAGGAGACTGTCCATTTTTACTGGGTTTCGATCTGGCCAAATATTTTCAGCAGGTGAGTTCTTAAAGACAGAATCCAGTGatggtttccattttaaaaacatacagttTATAGGACAAGCAGGAGAATCAGAGATGAGAGGAAATTTTTCATCAGGCTAAAGTCACTTGGATGTTCAGTTCTGTTTCATCCTGTGTCCCTTCATTTTACAAGGAGGTGGCTCATGTTATTTGTCACCAAACAGGGTGGAATCTTATACGCTCATCTGGATTTTGATTCGCGGAATCGCAATGGGCGCACGATGCAGCGATCAGCCAGAGGGAAACGTGTAAAAGCCTGAACTGTCTAGAGCAGGGGAATCCACATGTGGGAACTGATGTCTGGTTCTCTGCTGATCGGATGTAGCAGCTGGAagaaggctctgtctgtctgtctcctttctttttgtattttctccACTTCTCTGTTTCGAATAAAAAGCTGAGAAGATCCTCACAGGGTCCAGCCTCATCAGGTGGGAAATCTCCTTTTGGGATATAAAGGCATCATGGTGTAGATTGTGtattagactggaagctctttggggcaagtatggtctctttgttctgtgtttgtgccgTACCTAGCACAACGGTGCTATGGTAACTCAATAATTGTCGTCATCATCACCCTCCCCTCATCTGCTCAGAGACCCAGACACAGCTGAATGGCTGTAGCTCCCCTGCACAAAGAGTGAGGCCGGATGGCAGGAGCCTGCAGACAGGATGTGCAGCCCCTGTATatgccacagctcccagctcccctgaTTCTCAGCCGTAACGTTACATGGTCATGcaatgggattgggaaggagAAGGATGGATGCAGGAGTTGGGAGGGATGAGAATTTCTCCCCAGGCTAGGGCTGGAGCTGCTAGTCCAGTGCTGCCTctggagcagtgtttctcaacgaccAGTCCGTGGACTggtgccagtccctgagatctccctgacacagtttaggaaggcagccaGCCGGTCACTGGTAtccaaaaggttgagaaacactgctctagagtCTGCTTCTTTCCCCCAAGGGCAAGATCCACAGATCCCCTTGTGCCAACTCCTCTGCACCATCTAACGATAACATATTATCAATGACTGGAGCTCTCCTGGTGCCTGAGCCTGCACACCCTGCCTGTTTGCATCACAACTTGTTGTTGTTCAAGCTGTCATCTGAACTGTCACTCATTAAAAAGTGATAGAAATGCAATTAGTGATGTTTGTGTTGCCTCTTTTACCTGGTCAATGCATCAAGCTCAGCTTATTGTGTAATAAGAAAGGTGCCCTCTTAAATCctttaggccagattctgctctggtTTGCAGCAGTGTAAACCTGGAGGagctcagtggagttaccccagatttacaccagtgtctcTGAGAGCAGAATCCGGTCCTTTCTATCCCACTTGGCATCTGTGTTTCTTTTGAAGGATGACCCAACAAATGTGTGTCATGCGACTTGTTACACACACATATGGTAAGGGCTGTTTCACAGAGGACAGTGatcgattgttctccatgtccactggaagAAGGACAAAAAGttatgggcttaatctgcagctagagagatttaggtgagatattaaGAAAATCTTGCTAACTCGAAGGTTAGTTCAACTCTGGAACAGGTGTCCAagcgaggttgtggaatccccgtcattggaggtttttaagaacaggctggacaaacacctgtcaggcatggtctagatttacttggtctgGGACTTGATGACTTTTTGAGGTCCATTCTAGCCTGTCATTTCTGTGAATCAGAGTGCTAATAAAAAATGAATGACTAAGGGCCAGAATCTGATCTCATGTTTCCCTAGGTACTGAACTGAACGGGGCTGCAGGAAGGCCCAGATTTCCACTGAGCCTTCAAACTGAAGTCTTGAATGAACAGTGACTTGCAGTCACTGAAGGCACTTTCAGCAAGAGAAGAGTAGCTGGCTCTGGTTCCTTGGCCAACGTCCCATTTGAGttattactagagctggtcaagaatCTTTAGAGGAAACATTTCTTTGTCAGAAAATGCCCGCTTGTTGAAatggagattcccccccccccccaagggaaaAGGGTCAGTTTGACGTTTTTTacaagaaaaaagtttcagaattgcaaaatgaaa from Dermochelys coriacea isolate rDerCor1 chromosome 24, rDerCor1.pri.v4, whole genome shotgun sequence encodes the following:
- the LOC119848050 gene encoding immunoglobulin alpha-2 heavy chain-like isoform X3 produces the protein MNMIFAKYLVLSSLVLGVQLFLHQTQRIQFVEVSETAKIHCSSTENLEGGSSMFWYLRREGEKPTCIKRCLDDQNVSKFACKHETHNSTLEISNVQKTESGIYYCAFEYSSYLIFGNGTTLIVGDSYSNSSWVMLLVPFPYGSQVTGTANLACVIHGVSSPVHVSWSVSGELQEQGLTRSLKAKDGSLMLINHINVPMDTWTSGKNFTCEVKFNSSGNSVKTSTRYPAASSTAPASKCSHYIVPLAAVAGLLLLLVSLSLVWTLCPSTLGFQPRISAPPASEEHQGGILYAHLDFDSRNRNGRTMQRSARGKRVKA
- the LOC119848050 gene encoding immunoglobulin alpha-2 heavy chain-like isoform X7, with the protein product MFWYLRREGEKPTCIKRCLDDQNVSKFACKHETHNSTLEISNVQKTESGIYYCAFEYSSYLIFGNGTTLIVGDSYSNSSWVMLLVPFPYGSQVTGTANLACVIHGVSSPVHVSWSVSGELQEQGLTRSLKAKDGSLMLINHINVPMDTWTSGKNFTCEVKFNSSGNSVKTSTRYPAAPASKCSHYIVPLAAVAGLLLLLVSLSLVWTLCPSTLGFQPRISAPPASEEHQGGILYAHLDFDSRNRNGRTMQRSARGKRVKA